The genomic interval GCGAAAGGCCTGACGGTCCAGATCGGGCAGGCCGCGTTCGATGTTCCAGCGGCGCAGCTCGCAGGTCAGGGTCGCGAGTTCGTAGGGGTCGGCGCCAACCAGAATCTCGGTCACGCGGCGGTGCCGGGCGGCCCACTGGCGCGGCAGATTCAGCTCCTGACCCACTTGAAGCCGCTTGAGCAGGTGGGGCATATCTGCTGTGGTCAGGGCGGCGCGCATCCCGGCCCCCTCGGGAGCGGCCACCGGCACGAAAGCGCGGCTGGCCGTGTTGGGGAACTCGATCTGGTAGTAGGCGTGGCTTTCCCCGGCGACGGGGCGCTGACAGGTGCCGCACACCACGCCGATACCGTAGGGGGGAAGAACGACGCGGTCGCCAGGCTGGAAGGAAGAACTTTTCACCGGGATCACCTCTGCTGCCAGAACGGAAAGAGCGGTGGAAGCAAGCGTGGCCGCCTGATACGGCCTCGGGTGGGCGGGTCGCCCTGGGTCCGGAATCCGAGGCTCCGCCTCCGAACGCCAGCGGCCCAGCACAAGGCTGGGCCGCAGAGGTTCAGGAGGAGAGGGGCGGAAAAGCCCTGGCGAGACGGGGAGCCTGCTTGAAGCACCTGTTTCGCATGATTCTCACTTTAGCAGCCTTGTGTGAGTGCTGTATCTCAAGGGCGCTGCGGGTGACGGGGGGTCGCGCCGCCTCAGAGACCAGGGTCAGTGGGGGAGGCCGCGGGAGGCGTGGGCGCGGCCAATCCCAGCCACGCGTCCAGGCTGAGGGCCAGCAACGCGGACAGGACGGCCCCGGCCAGAACCAGGCCGGTGTTCTGCTGCGACAGGCCATTGATGATCGGCTCGCCCAGCCCCCCTGCCCCCAGCGCTGCCCCCACGGTTGCGGTGCCCACGTTGTAGACGGCGCTGGTCCGGACGCCTGCCAGCAAGGCCGGCCGGGCCAGCGGCAGCTCGATGCGGCGCAGCCGCTGGGACGGGGTCATGCCCATGCCGCGCGCCGCGTCCAGCACGCCCCGGTCCACGGCCAGCAGGCCCGCGATCCCGCTGCTGACAACCGGCACCAGCCCGTAGGCCAGCAGCCCGAGCAGCGTGGGGGGCCAGCCGAAGCCCAGCACCGGCACCGCGAGCGCGAGCACCGCGAAGGTCGGGACCGTCTGTCCCAGGCCCACCAGGCTCTCGGTGAGGTGGCGCAGCGCCTCGCGGCCGGGCCGCGTGACGGCGACGGCGAGCGGCACGCCCAGCAGCGCGGCGCCCAGCGTGGCGGCGGCCACCAGACCCAGGTGGATGAGCGTGAGGCGCCACAGCGGGGGGTCAAAGCCCAGCAGCTCGCCCGCCGACAGTGGCTGCACCAGCCGGGGCAGCACGCCGGGCAGCAGGCAGACCAGCAGCAGCAGCGGCCACAGCAGGGCCTCCCAGGCCCGGGCGCGGGGCAGGAGACGCCCGGACAGGCGGGCGGTCACGCTCCGGCCTCGGCGGCGCGCAGGTCGGCCCAGCTCAGGACTCCCAGGGGGACCCCCTCCCGCGTCACGGCCAGGCGGTCACGGCCCTCGCGCAGCATCACGCCCAGGGCGCTGCGGGCGTCGAGACTGGCCTCGATGGTGGGCAGGCCCGCCGGGTCGCCGGGCCGCGCGAACTCGGCGGCCTGGCGTCCAGCAAGCTGGCGCAGCGCCGCGTCCTCGCCCAGGAACTGGCGCACGAACCCGCTGGCCGGGCGGTGGATCAGGTCGCCCGGTGTGCCGAACTGCGCGAGGCGGCCTCCTTGCATCAGCGCGATCCGGTCTCCGAGCCGCAGCGCCTCGTCGATGTCGTGGGTGACCAGCACGACCGTCTTGCCCAGCCGCCGCTGGATTTCCCGGAAGGCGTCTTGCAGCGCGTCGCGGGCCAGGGGATCAAGCGCTCCGAACGGTTCGTCCATCAGCAAGACGGGCGGGTCGGCGGCCAGGGCGCGGGCCACCCCCACCCGCTGCGCCTGCCCGCCCGACAGCTCGCCCGGCCGCTTGGCGCGGTAGAGGGCTGGGTCGAGGCCCACCAGTTCCAGCAGCTCGTCCACCCGCCGGGCGGTGTCGCGGCGGCCTTTGCCCAGCAGTTCGGGGACGGTCGCCACGTTCTGCGCCACCGTCAGGTGCGGAAAGAGGCCGATCTGCTGAATCACGTACCCGATGCCGCGCCGCAGCGTCTCGGGCCGCAGCGCGCGGGTGTCCTGGCCGCCCAGCAGAATGCGGCCCGCGCTCGGCTCGGTCAGGCGGTTGATCATCCGCAGGGTGGTCGTCTTGCCGCAGCCTGAGGGGCCGAGCAGCGCCGTGACCGCGCCCTCGGGAAAGGTCAGGTTGAGGTCCTGCACGGCGTAGGCCTCGCCGTAGCGCTTGTCCAGCCCCTGAAGTTCGATCATGCGGCCCTCCCCAGCCAGCGGCCCAGCAGCGTCTCCAGCCGGCGCAGCGCCGCGTCCACGCCCAGCGCCAGCAGCGCGGCGGGCACGGCGCCCAGCAAAATGAGGTCGCTGGCCGCGCTTTGCAGCCCCTTGAAGATGTAGCTGCCCAACCCGCCCGCTCCGATCAGCGCGGCGACGGCAGCCACCCCCACCAGCAGCACCGCCGCCTGCCGCACCCCGCTGAGCCACACCGGCAGCGCCAGCGGAAGCTGCACCCGCCAGAACAGCTGCCTCCGGGTCATACCCATGCCGCGCGCGGCGTCGAGCGCTCCCGGCGCCACGCCGTGCAGGGCCACCACGCCGTTGCGGACCACCGGCAACAGCGCGTAGAGCGTCATGGCGGTGAGGGCGGGAGCAGTCCCGATACCGCCCAGGCCCGCCGCGCGCAGCGCCGGGAAGGCGTCCGCCAGCGCCGAGAGCGGCGCGATCAGCAGCCCCAGCAGCGCGAGGCTGGGCAAAGTCTGGACCGCCGAGGCCAGCCCCAGCACCGCTCCCGCGACCCGCCGGCGCCCGGCGGCCCACACCGCCAGCGGCACACCCAGCGCCAGCGCCAGCCCCAGGGCGCCCCCCACCAGCCGCAGATGCTGCCCGAGTTCCTGCGCCCAGCGCGGTCCCTCGTTGCGGCCCTCGACGAGGACCGACCAGCGGTCCAGCCCCCCGGCCAGGAACAGGGCGAGGACGGCGGGCACCCAGGCCCAGGCCAGCCAGCGCTCCCGGCGGGGTCCTGCCAGCAGGCCGGCGCCGTAGACCGCCACCCCCGCCCCCAGCAGCCACAGCCACAGGCCGCTCGCCGCGCTTGCCCGCGCGATGGGGGGGGCGGCGCTGCCCGCCAGCGCCGCTCCGGTGCGGTCTCCCAGCAGCCAGAATCCCGCGAACACGGCCAGCGACGCCGCCAGCCCGGTCAGGCGCGGCGCGAGGCGAAAGCTCAGCAGCGGCAGCAGGGCCAGACCCAGCGCCAGGGCCAGCAGCGCCGGGGGCAGCCGCAGGAACTCGCCCGGCGCGAGGCGGTTGGGCCGCAGCAGCACCCACGGCAGCGCGGTCCCGGCCAGCAGCGGCAGGGTGGCGAGCGCCATCACCGTGCCCAGGCCGCCGGGGAGGGGGGGCCGGGACGCGGGCAGCGGCGGGGGGACGGAAGCCGCCGTGGCCTCCATCCCCCGCTTTCCGGAAGCCTTCACCGGTCGGGCTTGTTCCAGCGCGGAAAGAAGCCCGCCGGGGAGCCGCCCGCCGCGCTCACCTGATCAGGCCCTTGCCCTTCAGGTAGCTCTGCGCCACGTCGCGGGCGGCGCGGCCTTCCAGGGCGACCTGGGCGTTGAGGCCCTGCAAGGTGGCCTGGGTCAGCGTGGCGAAAGTCTTGTTCAGCAGCGCCTCGATCTGCGGGTTGGCCTTCAGGACCGCGCTGCGGATGATCGGCGCAGGCTGGTAGACGGCCTGGGCACCCTTCGGGTCTTTCAGCGCGACGAGCTTGAGGGCCGCGAGGCTGCCGTCGGTGCCGTAGGCCATCGCCGCGTTCACGCCGCTGGTGCCGCTGGCGGCGGCCTGCTGGGTCTGCGGGGGGGTCGCGCCTGCCAGCACCAGCTTCTGGTCGGGGCGCAGCTTGAAGCCGTAGGCGGCCTCGAAGGCGGGCATGGTGTCGGGCCGGTTGAAGAACTCCGGGCTGCCCGCGATCTTGAACTTACCGCCGCCCCTCAGGTAGCGGGCGAGGTCGGCCACGCTGCCCAGCTTTTGCGCCTGCGCGAGGGCCTGCGGCACGGCGATCACCCAGGTGTTGTTCACCTGCGCGGGCCTCAGCCAAGTCACGCCGTTTTTCAGGTCGAGCTGCCGGGCGTAGCCGTAGATCTTGCCGGGGTTCCCGGCCTCCTTGGCGCTGATCTTGGCCGCCGGGAACAGGTAGACCGCGTTGCCGGTGTACTCGGGATACACGTCGATCTCGCCCGCCAGGATCGCCTTGCGGTTGACCCCGGTGTCGCCCAGGTTGGTCTTGTCGGTGACCTCCAGCCCCGCGTTGCGCAGGGTGAGGACGATCATCTGGCCCAGGATCTGCGCCTCAGGGTCGAGTTTGCTGCCCACCACGATGGGTTTGGCGGCGGCGCTGCCCAGCAGCACGGCCACGGAGAGGGTCAGGACCTTGTTCATGATGAGCTTCACCGTACGCGCCCCCTCCCGGGGGCCGGGTAGGGTAGGTCACAAAGTAGGCCTGCCGGGCCGGGCGGGTCCCCCCGGCGGCGCGCCCCTTCAGGGGGTTTCGCTGGCGCGGGCCGCGGCCGCCGCGCCCAGCCGGATCACCCGGACCCGGCCCGTCAGCGCGTCGAAGGTCCACAGGCGGCCCCGCAGCACCTCGCCCACGCCCCCCAGCAGCTTGAGGGCTTCGAGCGCCATCACGCTGCCGACCACGTTGGGCAGGGGTCCCAGCACGCCCGCCTCGTCGCATGATTGGGCCTCGCCAGGGTCGGGAAACACGTCGCGCAGCCCCAGCTCCGGCCCGAACACGCTCGCCAGGCCGGAGGTTCCGCTCGCCGCGCCCCAGACCCACTCGCGGCCCGCGCGGGTGCAGGCGTCCGCGATCAGGTACCGCGCCTCGAAGTTGTCGGTCGCGTCCACGACCAGGGTGGCGCGGGTGACCTGGGCGTCAGCATTGGCCGGGCCGAGCGCGGGGGCCGTCCTGACCCGCACCTGGGGATTGAGGCCCTGCGCCCGCGCCGCCGCCACCTCGGCCTTGAGGCGCCCCACATCCGCCGTGCCGAACAGCGTCTGGCGGTGCAGGTTGCTGAGGCCCACCGTGTCCCCGTCCGCGATCACCAGTTCGCCCACGCCCGCCCCGGCCAGCTGCGCGATCACCGGCCCGCCCAGCCCCCCCGCCCCCACCACCAGCACCGAGGCCGAGCGCAGCCGCTCCTGCGCGCCCGCCTCCTGCCACTCGGGCACCAGCAGGGGCCGCGAGTAGCGCCGCAGCTCCGCGCGCGACAGGGGGGACCGGGGGGGGAAAGCGCCGGGGGTCATGCGGGAAGTCTAAGGCGGGCCGGGGCACCCCGCCGCCCGCGCGCCGGACCTCCGGGCCTCTAGAATGCCCGCTGACATGGTCCTCGCCGTCTTCTTCGTCTCGTACCTGCTGGGGTCACTGGTGGGGGGGGTGCTGTATTCGCGCGCGCGCGGCGAGGACATCCGGACGCGCGACCTGCCGGGCGGCAGCGGGACCTACCGCCAGTACGGGCCGGGGGCGGCGCTAGCCGTGACGCTGTTCGACGTGCTCAAGGGGGTTGCCGCCGCGCTGCTGGCGGGCGCGCTGCTGCCGGGGCAAACCTGGGTCGCGGCGCTGGGGGTGGTGCTTGGGCACTGCTATCCGGTGTGGTTCCGCTTTCGGGGCGGGGGGGGGATCGCCCCGCTGCTGGGCGCGCTCTTGGTGGCCGCCCCCGTGACGCTGGCCGGCATGCTGCTCAGCGCCCTGCTGGTCATCCCGCTGTACCGCGCCCGGCTCCAGGCGCGGGTGGGCCTGAACGCTGTGCCGGTCGCCACCGCCGTGGCCGTGCCGCTGGGCGCGCTGCTGGCCCTGCGCTTTGGCGGCCTGCCCGACCTGCTGGCCGGGGGCGCGGCGATGGCCGTGCGGGCCGCGCACCTGCTCGCCCAGGGAAAGCGGACGGCGTGAGGCGCCTTGCCCTGGTGGGCGCTCTCCGGCGGTGGAAGAACGCCCCGCTGCTGGTGCTGCTCGCCGCGCTGGGCGCTGGCCTGGGCGGCGGGGCGCGCGCGGAGGCCGTGCTGGAAGGCCGCACCCTGCGCTACGAGGACGGCCCGGCGCTGCGCTGGGCGCGCGCCTACCCCGCCGGGCTGGGCGACCTGACCTTGCCGGTGCAGCTGGGCGGCAGCGTGTACCTGGGCGCCGGGCCGGTCGTGTACGCGCTGAGTGCGCGCGACGGGACGCTGCTGGCCCGCTACGATCTGCCCGCCCCGGTCGCCTCGCTTGATCCGGGCGGCGGCACCCTGCGGGCGAGCACACGTGGGGACGGGTACGTGGAGCGTTTCACGCTGGGGCGCGCGGAGGACGGGGGCCGGGTGCAGGAGCGGGTGGTCTTTCCACCCGACCCGGAGGTCACCGGCTGGCTGGCCCGCGCGGCGAGCCTGGTCCCCGACGAGGACCTGGCGCGGGCGGCGCGCGAAGATCCCCTCAACCCCTTCCTGGCGCTGCGCGAGGCGCGGGCGGCGGGGCGCGACCGCTACGCGGCCCTGGGGGCGGTGCGCCGCGCGCTGGGGGGCGAACTGCCCTTTGCGGCCTGGGTGCAGCTCGCCGCCGGGCTGGACACCCTGGGGTATCCGGCGGCGGCCGACGTGGCCCTCGACCGCGCCCGCCGCGACGCCGCCGCGCGCGGCTACGACCCCGAGATCCGGGTCAGCCGCGCCGCGCTGGGCGCCTACGGGAATCCCAGCGGCTACCTGGGCACCCTGCTCGACCAGGGCCGCCTGGGCCGCGCGGAAGCCTGGATGCGCTACCTGCGCGAGCTGCATCCCCGCTTCGAGGGCGGCCCGGCGCTGTACGCCCGCTACGCCGACGTGCTCGACGCCCAGGGCCGGGGCGGCGAGGCCGAGGAGTGGCGGCAGTTTGCCCGCGAGCTGCGCGCCGGAAGCCTCTACAACCTGGGGGCGGAGGGTCCGGCGCGGGTCCAGGCCACCTTGCGGGCGCTCACGTTGGCGCTGGCGCTGGCGCTGGGGGCCGCGCTGCTCACCCTGACGGCGCGGGCCTGGCGGGTGCAGGGCGAGGACACCCGGCGGCTGGGGGGCCGCTGGCGCTCCTGGGGCCGCAGGCCCCTGTTCCGGGTGCGCCGCAGCGCCGTGCTGTATGCCGGGTGGGGCGAGCGGCTGGGGCTGACCGCGCTCGCTGCCGGGCTGGTCGTCAGTCTGGCCGGCTGGAGCTGGGCCAACACCACCTCGGCGCGGCTGCGCGCCCCGGCGCTGAACATCGGCACCTACGGGGGCGGCTGGTCGGCGGCGCGGCTGGCCGACCTGGAACTGCGCGCCACTCCCGACACGGCGCTGCTGACCGGACTGGCCGCGCAGCTTGACGGAGACGCCGCTGCGGCCCGCGCCCGCTACGCCCGAGCGGCGGGGGACCCCTGCGCGCTGAACAACCTCGCCGTGATCGCCCAGGAACGCGGCGACGTGGCCCAGGCCCGCCAGAGCTACCGGGCCGCTCTGGCCGCGCGGCCCGACCTGGCCGCCGCCGCCTTCAACCTGGGTCTGAATCCCGCCTCGCCCGGCACGGCCTTTCAGCGCGCCTACCGCTCCGGCGAACCCCGGCTGTGCTACCCGGGCGACCGCAGCCTGGCCCGCGCGGTCAGCGGCGACCTCAGCGTGACGCTGGGCGGCTTGCTGCGCGATCCGCTCTCGGCCCTGACCCCCGGCCCGGGCCGCAGCGCCCGGCTGGGCTGGGCCTTTCTGGGGGCGCTGGCGCTGCTGGCCGCGCTGGCGCTGAGCCTGCTGATCCCGCGTCCGGCGGGGGCCGAGCGGCAGGGGCGCCCCGCCGCCTACCGCCTCGCCGCGCTGCTGCTGCCCGGCGCCGCCCTGCTGGAGGGCGCCTGGGGGGGCGTGCTGCTGCTCGCCTGGGCCGCCGCCCTGGCCGCCCTGGCGCCGCTGACCGGGCTGACCCGTTTCGCCCCGCCGTTCGGCCCCGCCGAGCCGGGAGTGCGCGCGGCGCTGCTCACGCTGCTGGCCCTGACCTACGCCCTGAACACCGCCGCTTTTGTCGGCGCGGAGCTGAGGCACGTCCGGCAGCGGCGGCGGGAGGCCCGCGAGGACACCTGACCGCGCCGCCTGCGCTCCCGCGCGCGGTACGGCGCTCCTCACCTTCCCTTCACCCGGGAGGTGGGCCGGGCCACTTTCCGGCAGACAGCGGTCAGCCCCGGCCCGCATACTGTCCGGATGCCTGCGAAGTTCCGTCTTTCTTTTCCCCCGGTCCAGCCGGGCGTGCGCCGAAGGTCGCGGGCGCTGCTCGCGGCGCTGGCGCTGGGCCTGAGCGCCCCTACGGCGGCCGCGCTGGGGGCCGTGCAGCTCACCGTGACCACCGACCAGCCCCTGGCCTACCGCAACGGGGTCGCGACGCCCTACCCCGCGCCGCCCCGGCTGGTGAACGGCAAGACCATGCTGCCGCTGCGCGAGACTGCCGCGCTGCTGAATCAGACCCTCTCGGAGGTGGGCGGGCAGTGGCAGCTTGGCCGCCTGACGGTAGACCCCGCGCGGGGCAGCGCCTTTCTGGCGGGGGCCGCCCAGCCGCAGGGCAACGTCGCCAGCGTGGGCAGCACCCTCTATGTCAGCGTGCGGCTGCTGGCCGACGCCCTGAACGCCACCCTCAGCGTGGAGGAGGGCGGGCGCACCCTCACCCTGACCGCGCTGCGTGAGGGCGGCAATCCGCTGGCCCCGCAGGCGCGTTTCTCGACCGACAAGGCGACCTACGCGCCGGGCGAGCGGGTGGTCTTCACCGACTATCCCTTCGACCCCGACGGCGCCGACATCGTGAGCCGCAAGTGGACCGGGCGGCAAGACGTGTACTTCCAGCCGGGCAACTACACGGTCACCCTGCAAGTCACCAACAGCCGGGGCCTCCAGAGCGCGCCGTTTACCCGCACCCTGCGGGTCGAGGGCGCGCCGGTCGATTCGCCGCTCAGCTACGCCCTGAAGTACGCCGAACCCGGCGACCGCTTTCCCGACCCCGCCGTGCTGACCTACCCGGTCGCCCCGGTGCAGGCGGTTCCCGGCCCCAGTTATCCGCTGCTGTTCAGTGACAGCCCGGAGGCGCCCACCCAGAGCGGCGTGCTGTACCAAGACAGTCTCGCGGGCCGGGCGCGGCTGCTGGCCTACCACCTCAACGCGCTCAGCAAGCCTGCGCGGCTGTACGTGCTGGCGCGCAACCTGGAAGCCCGCCCGGTGGAGGTCCGCACCGAGCGCTCGGGCGAGACGGCGCCCACCCGCATCGAGGGCCTGCTGGGACAGGTCACGCTGCTGGACTATTTCGCCAGCGCGGGGGGCGCGGTGCTGAACCTCGCGCCCGGCCAGAGCGCCGCCGTGTACGCCAGCCCCACCCTCAACCCGGGCAGCGGCGTGAACCTGATGCAGGACCTCATGGCCTCGGGGCGGGTCGAGCTGACCTTCCTGATGCTGGAAGAGGGCCTGCCGCCCACCGCCCAGGTCGCCCAGCAGCTGCCCTACCTGCCGATGGACGGCAAGCACCAGCGCGGCACGTTTCCCAATGCCGTGCGCTCCTTGCGGGTGAACCTGGGCAGCCTGCCCGCGCGGCTGGTGATCGGGGACGGCCAGCTTGACCCGGCGATGACGGGCGTGGACCGGCTGACGGGCTTGCCGCAGCGCCTGGTGGGCAACTACGGGGTGCTGTACGACCTGGAAGTCACCGGGGCCGCCGGAACCGCCGTCGCCTTTAGCCCGCGCGGGGGCCTGTACCGGGGCGCCATGCAGGTGCAGGACGGCCCGATCGAGCAGACCATCAAGCTGCCGCGCACCGGCAACGCCCTGACCCCCGACCAGCCGGTGCTGCTGTGGCGCGCCCAGAGTGACCGCCTGAACATCGACTTCGTGCCCGCCAGCGGCAGCAACTTGCCGGTCAGCCTGGTGTTCTACCGCGCCCGGCCGCAGACAGGCTTCGGGGGCCTCTACAAGACCTACCAGCCCTGAGGTAGGGCCGGGGGAGAGGGGTCAGAGCGTGTGCGTCGCCTCCACCCACCACGCCGGATAGCGGGCGCGCAGCAGGCGGGCGGCGTCGTGGGCCGCGTCGTCGCTGGGGGCCAGGGCGAAGCAGGTGGCGCCGCTGCCGCTCATCAGCGGGGAGCGCAGGCCCACTGAGGCCAGGGCGGCCAGCGCCTCGCGCACCGGGGCGTGGCGGGCGGTGACGGGGCCTTGCAGGGCGTTGAAGTAAGGCGCAGGGCCGCTTCCGGTCAGCCCCGCCAGAAGGCCGTCCACGTCCAGTTCGGGGGTGAATTCCTCCTCCTCGTCGAGCCAGGCGTAGGCGTCGCGGGCGCTGACCTCCACCCCCGGGTTGACCAGCACCAGGGCTGTGCGCGGCACCGGCAGCGGCGTGAGCACCTCCCCGACCCCCTGCGCCAGCGCCGCCCGCCCCAGCAGAAAAAAGGGCACGTCGGCGCCCAGCGTCAGGGCCAGCCGCGCGAGGTCCACCCCCGCCGGGTACAGCCGCGCCAGCGCCATCAGGGTGGTCGCGGCGTCGCTGCTGCCCCCGCCCAGGCCCGAGGCCAGCGGCAACCGCTTGTGCAGGGTGATCGCGGCGCCCCCCGGCGTCCCCGCCGCGTCCAGGTACGCCCGCGCCGCCCGGTAGACCAGATTGCGCCCGTCGGCGGGCAGCTCGGCCCCCTGCACCCGCAGGCTCAGGGCCGGGGCCGGGGTGATCTCCAGCTCGTCGCCCACCGCCAGCGGCACCATCACGGTGTGCAGCTCGTGGTAGCCCCCCTGGCGCAGGCCGCGCACGCTCAGGCCCAGGTTCACCTTGGCGGGCGCGAGATAGGTCGAGGTGACGGGACTCGGAAAGGGCGGCGCAGGCTGGCCTGTCATCGCTCTCCAGCATCCCACAGCCGCGCGACCGCGTGGGCCAGGGCGAGGTCACCGGGGGCCGTGACCTTGAACAGCCGGGGGTCGCCGGGGACCAGCGTGACCGCCCCGCCCTGCCAGGCGATCAAGCCCGCGTCGTCGGTGGCGGCGTAGCCCTGCTCGCAGGCGGCCCGGTGCGCCCGCAGCAGCTCCCCGCGCGCGAAGGCCTGCGGCGTCTGCACCGCCCAGAGGCCCTCGCGCGGCACGGCGCCCTGCCACTGTCCCCCCTCGCCCCGCACCAGCGTGTCGGCCACCGGCAACGCGGCGGTCGCGGCCCCGGTCTCGGCCACCGCCGAGAGCAGCGCCCCCACCACCCCGGCCGGCAGAAAGGGCCGCGCCGCGTCGTGGACGAGCACGATCCCGGCCGAGGTCGCTTCCAGCAGCCGCAGCACGCTTTCTTGCCGGGTCTCGCCGCCGGAAATCGCCCGCGCCCGGAGTCCGGCGGGCAGGTCCATGCCCGCCGGCAGCGCGACCAGCACCTCGCCCACGTGCGGGGCCAGCGCCGCCACGCTGCGCGCGAGCAGGCTCTGGCCCGCGACCTCCACGAAAGCTTTCGGCCCGCGCCCCAGGCGGGTGCCGGAGCCGGCGGCGGGAATCAGGGCGGCGACCGTCACGCCGGATCCGTCTCCTTCCAGCGCCGGAAGCCCGGCACGTCCAGCCCGAACTGGTCGAGCACCCGCGCGGTCACGAAATGCAGCAGCTCGTCCACGTCGCGCGGCGCGTGGTAGAAGCCCGGAGAGGCGGTCATCACGGTGGCCCCCGCGTCGAAGGCCGCGAGCATGTTCGTCAGCATCGGGCGCGGGAGGGGGTCTTCGCGCAGCACCAGCACCAGCGGGCGGCGCTCCTTGAGGGTGACGTGCGCCGCCCGCGAGAGCAGGTTGTCGGCGAAGCCCCCCGCCACCTTGGCGAGGGTGCCCGCGCTGCACGGCACGATCAGCATGCCGCCCGTGCGAAAAGACCCGCTGGCGACGGACGCCCCCAGGTCGCGGTCGTCGTGGGTGACGCTCGCCAGCGCGGTGAGGTCAGCCAGGGTCGGCCCGCCCCCCTCGGCGGCCATCACCCGCTTGGCGCCGCTGGTCACGATCAGGTGCGTCTCGACTTCCAGGTCGTGCAGGGCCTGCAACACCGCCCGCGCGTAGGGAATCCCGCTTCCACCGCTCACCCCGACGACCAGCCGCCCCCCGCCCGCAACAGACATGGGAGGCAGCGTAGCAGGCAGGCACGAACCCGTGCCGGAGGTCCCCCGCGCCCGCTAGACTCTGCCCCATATGGCCGACCTTGACCGTGTTCGTGAGGCCCTGCGCGCGAGTCTCACCGCCTGGGCGGTGGCCGAGGTGCGCGGCGACCAGGCCCGCGTGACCCTCTCGCCCTCTCCCGACGCCCTCGCGCAGCAGCTCGGCGCGGTGGACCCGGCGTGGTCGCTGGGCTGGCACTGCGATCATGTGGCGCCTCCGGTCGTGCGCGCCCGCCTGAGTGTCCTGGGCATGACCCGCGAGGGGCTGGCGGCGGGGCAGACCCTTCAGGACGCCAAGCTGCGCGCCCTGGCCGACGCCGTCCGCTTTTTCGGGGTGCCGGTGCCCACCGAGGCCCAGTGGGTGGAGTACGACCCCGAGGAGGGCGCCAACACCTCGGACCTCGACGCGGAGACCGAAGCCGCCGCGTCCCCGGCCCGCCGCGCCGCGCCGCTGCCTCCCGAGCCGCCCCGCGATCCCCAGATGGACAAGGCCCGGCGCCACATCGACGACCTGATGGAGCAGATCCGGGCGGCGGGCAAGGGCCGGGAGGTCGCCCACCTGACGCTGCGCGGCTACGGCGAGAGCGTGGAGGAGAGCCGCGCGATCTACAAGGAACTTCAGGCGATCTTGCGGGGCTGAGGGGGGTGTTCAAGTTCATCGCGGTGGGAGATGTCCACGCCGACTGGGCCGGGCTGTGGGCGGCCCTGCGCGCGGCGAGCTGCGTGACCCCCGGCGGCCTGCCCACGCCGCCCGTACAGGCGGGGGTGTATCAGGTCGTGCTGCTGGGCGACCTGGTGCATCCCAAAAACGAGCGCGATTACGCCCGCCTGATCGGCACGGCGCGCTTCGACCCTGGCGACCCGGATCACCTGGCGCGGGCGGCGCGCGCGCAGGTGACGCAGCTTGAGCGGCTGCGCGCCTACCAGCTCGCCGCGCCCCACGCCGTGCATGTGCTGCTGGGCAACCACGACGACGCGGTGCTCAACCTGACCCACCTGCTGGGCACGGGCAGCGGCCTGGTGCATGTGGAGTTCGACCCGGACCACGGCGGCGTGCCGCTGCCCGGGCACCTGCGCGCCTGGATGCAGACCTTTCCACGCGAGCTGCGCGTCGGCAGCGTGCACTTCGCCCACGTCTCGCCGCTGCCCGCCCATACCCACTACGACGACTTCTTCTATGCCGACGCTGGGGCCAAACGCTGGTTTCGCGACACGCCGGACTACGTGCGGATGGCGGGCCTGAGCTTCGGCGTGTACGGG from Deinococcus budaensis carries:
- a CDS encoding CarD family transcriptional regulator; translated protein: MKSSSFQPGDRVVLPPYGIGVVCGTCQRPVAGESHAYYQIEFPNTASRAFVPVAAPEGAGMRAALTTADMPHLLKRLQVGQELNLPRQWAARHRRVTEILVGADPYELATLTCELRRWNIERGLPDLDRQAFRRAIRLLEQEVRGLEDQCAQDVQKLLGHAWDETPN
- a CDS encoding HesA/MoeB/ThiF family protein, whose protein sequence is MTPGAFPPRSPLSRAELRRYSRPLLVPEWQEAGAQERLRSASVLVVGAGGLGGPVIAQLAGAGVGELVIADGDTVGLSNLHRQTLFGTADVGRLKAEVAAARAQGLNPQVRVRTAPALGPANADAQVTRATLVVDATDNFEARYLIADACTRAGREWVWGAASGTSGLASVFGPELGLRDVFPDPGEAQSCDEAGVLGPLPNVVGSVMALEALKLLGGVGEVLRGRLWTFDALTGRVRVIRLGAAAAARASETP
- a CDS encoding ABC transporter ATP-binding protein; protein product: MIELQGLDKRYGEAYAVQDLNLTFPEGAVTALLGPSGCGKTTTLRMINRLTEPSAGRILLGGQDTRALRPETLRRGIGYVIQQIGLFPHLTVAQNVATVPELLGKGRRDTARRVDELLELVGLDPALYRAKRPGELSGGQAQRVGVARALAADPPVLLMDEPFGALDPLARDALQDAFREIQRRLGKTVVLVTHDIDEALRLGDRIALMQGGRLAQFGTPGDLIHRPASGFVRQFLGEDAALRQLAGRQAAEFARPGDPAGLPTIEASLDARSALGVMLREGRDRLAVTREGVPLGVLSWADLRAAEAGA
- a CDS encoding ABC transporter permease; amino-acid sequence: MEATAASVPPPLPASRPPLPGGLGTVMALATLPLLAGTALPWVLLRPNRLAPGEFLRLPPALLALALGLALLPLLSFRLAPRLTGLAASLAVFAGFWLLGDRTGAALAGSAAPPIARASAASGLWLWLLGAGVAVYGAGLLAGPRRERWLAWAWVPAVLALFLAGGLDRWSVLVEGRNEGPRWAQELGQHLRLVGGALGLALALGVPLAVWAAGRRRVAGAVLGLASAVQTLPSLALLGLLIAPLSALADAFPALRAAGLGGIGTAPALTAMTLYALLPVVRNGVVALHGVAPGALDAARGMGMTRRQLFWRVQLPLALPVWLSGVRQAAVLLVGVAAVAALIGAGGLGSYIFKGLQSAASDLILLGAVPAALLALGVDAALRRLETLLGRWLGRAA
- a CDS encoding glycerol-3-phosphate acyltransferase, translating into MVLAVFFVSYLLGSLVGGVLYSRARGEDIRTRDLPGGSGTYRQYGPGAALAVTLFDVLKGVAAALLAGALLPGQTWVAALGVVLGHCYPVWFRFRGGGGIAPLLGALLVAAPVTLAGMLLSALLVIPLYRARLQARVGLNAVPVATAVAVPLGALLALRFGGLPDLLAGGAAMAVRAAHLLAQGKRTA
- a CDS encoding ABC transporter substrate-binding protein — translated: MNKVLTLSVAVLLGSAAAKPIVVGSKLDPEAQILGQMIVLTLRNAGLEVTDKTNLGDTGVNRKAILAGEIDVYPEYTGNAVYLFPAAKISAKEAGNPGKIYGYARQLDLKNGVTWLRPAQVNNTWVIAVPQALAQAQKLGSVADLARYLRGGGKFKIAGSPEFFNRPDTMPAFEAAYGFKLRPDQKLVLAGATPPQTQQAAASGTSGVNAAMAYGTDGSLAALKLVALKDPKGAQAVYQPAPIIRSAVLKANPQIEALLNKTFATLTQATLQGLNAQVALEGRAARDVAQSYLKGKGLIR
- a CDS encoding ABC transporter permease subunit, with amino-acid sequence MTARLSGRLLPRARAWEALLWPLLLLVCLLPGVLPRLVQPLSAGELLGFDPPLWRLTLIHLGLVAAATLGAALLGVPLAVAVTRPGREALRHLTESLVGLGQTVPTFAVLALAVPVLGFGWPPTLLGLLAYGLVPVVSSGIAGLLAVDRGVLDAARGMGMTPSQRLRRIELPLARPALLAGVRTSAVYNVGTATVGAALGAGGLGEPIINGLSQQNTGLVLAGAVLSALLALSLDAWLGLAAPTPPAASPTDPGL